The genomic region TGTTTCTTTTTTTTAGGGAAAGAAAAATAAGAAAGAACAAACTGACTCTACAACAATGAAAGTATCTTATTTTCAATTTCGACCGAGCCCCATTTTTCTTCAATATTGGGCAATAGCATTATTTTTTTCATTATTTCTTCTTGAGCATCTCCGATAGCTAAGGCTTCTGCGTAGGGCCTGTCGGAAAAAGTAACCCGAGAATAGGCGGGAATCCATTTATTGGGATGCTTGGCGGCGAAGTGCTTTTCAATCTTTTTTTGCAACAAAAATCTTGGGTCGGCCGTTTTACTGCTCATTTCAATAAAGTTGCGATAGCTAAGTTCGGCAATGGCATCGGCATTGGGTTTTCTTTCTTTTTGATACTCTTGAAAAATGGCTTCCCAATCGTTGCCATATTTGTGTATGATACGGTTTAACTCATAGATATCTTCAAAGCCCGCATTCATGCCTTGCCCGTAAAAGGGTACAACGGCATGGGCCGAATCGCCCACGAGAGCTACCTTATCCCAATACGTCCAGGGATAACATTTCATGGTAACCATCGCACTGGTGGGATTTTTGAAAAAATCGCCTGTCAAGTTTTCTATCTCCTTTCTCACATTGGGGAAATAGGTTTTGAAGAATAATTTGGCCTGTTCTTTTGTTTTTATGTTCTCAAACGAAACCTCGCCTTCAAAAGGCATAAAAAGGGTGCAGGTAAAACTACCGTCCAAATTGGGCATGGCAATCAACATGAATTTACCTCTGGGCCAAATATGAAAGGAATATTTGTCCAGTTTATGGCTGCCATCACTATTTGGGGGAATGGTCAATTCCTTATAACCAACATCAATAAAATCCTGCGAATAATCAAATCGGCTGCGGCGCTGCATTTTGTGCCGCACACGTGAAAATGCACCATCACAGCCAAAAACCATGTCATACTGATACTCTTTCCAAGCACTTTTTTCGGTATCACCGGTGTATATCTTGGCTTCGGGAAGATTAATGTCCCAAACCTTTTCCTCAAACCTGAACTTTACACCGGCATTCTCGGCCAAATCTATCATTTTTTTGTTCAGTACCCCACGAGAAATAGACCAAATGGCCTCGCCTTCCCTACCATATTTTTGATAGTATTCTTCCTGACCTATTACGTGCATTGCACGCTTATCTAACGGTATGGCTATTTTTTTGATTTCGTCCTCAATATGAACCTCGCGCAGTGCCTTCCACCCTCTATTGCTCATGGCCAAATTTATTGACCTCCCTGAAAATTGAATGTTACGTATATCGGACCTACGGTCAAAAACGGTGAGGTCGTGCCCCAATTTTTTTAAATAAATGGCCAAAAGCGAACCCACAAGCCCTGAGCCGATAATGGCAATATTTTTTGATGTTTGAATCATAGATTTTCGCTAGACTTTAAGGAATATTAAAATTAAGGGTTTGAAATTAAACTGAACATAATCTTTAGAAAAAACAAAATTCTAAATAATTTATAGAGCTCTTAACTTATTTTGTTCAACAAATTACTAATTTTATCAAACAAAATAAATCGCATGAAACATTTCTCCAGAGAAATTATTGATGGTTTACCTTCACGCTTTAAAGCCAATCTTGTAAATAGCTGTACAGGGTACAAATCCTCTAATCTGTTGGCGACAAAATCCAAATCCGGTGTTAGTAACATAGCCATATTCAATTCTGTTATACACATAGGTAGTAATCCGCCAATGTTGGGTTTTGTTCTAAGGCCTTTGACCGTACGAAGAAATACATACGATAATTTTAAAAATACCGGTTATTTTACCGTAAATCAAGTAAATACTTCAATCCTTAAAGATGCTCACCATACTTCAGCAAAATATGATGCAGGTGTTTCCGAGTTTTCAAAAACCAATTTGACCGAAGAGTATTTAGATGAATTCACTGCACCATACGTAAAAGAAAGCAACATAAAAATTGGCTGTAGTTACTTAAACGAATATGAGATAAAAGAAAATGGTTGCCTTCTCATCATCGGAGCAATAGAGCATATTTATTTACCGGAAAACATGCAACATGAGGATGGTTGGGCACAACTGGACAAAGCAGGAACAATTACCGCAATAGGCTTGGATGGCTATGCCCTACCTAAACTTGTAGATAGGTTCGCCTATGCAAAACCAGACCAAGAAACCAAATCAATTTTAAAT from Costertonia aggregata harbors:
- a CDS encoding FAD-dependent oxidoreductase; amino-acid sequence: MIQTSKNIAIIGSGLVGSLLAIYLKKLGHDLTVFDRRSDIRNIQFSGRSINLAMSNRGWKALREVHIEDEIKKIAIPLDKRAMHVIGQEEYYQKYGREGEAIWSISRGVLNKKMIDLAENAGVKFRFEEKVWDINLPEAKIYTGDTEKSAWKEYQYDMVFGCDGAFSRVRHKMQRRSRFDYSQDFIDVGYKELTIPPNSDGSHKLDKYSFHIWPRGKFMLIAMPNLDGSFTCTLFMPFEGEVSFENIKTKEQAKLFFKTYFPNVRKEIENLTGDFFKNPTSAMVTMKCYPWTYWDKVALVGDSAHAVVPFYGQGMNAGFEDIYELNRIIHKYGNDWEAIFQEYQKERKPNADAIAELSYRNFIEMSSKTADPRFLLQKKIEKHFAAKHPNKWIPAYSRVTFSDRPYAEALAIGDAQEEIMKKIMLLPNIEEKWGSVEIENKILSLL
- a CDS encoding flavin reductase family protein, producing the protein MKHFSREIIDGLPSRFKANLVNSCTGYKSSNLLATKSKSGVSNIAIFNSVIHIGSNPPMLGFVLRPLTVRRNTYDNFKNTGYFTVNQVNTSILKDAHHTSAKYDAGVSEFSKTNLTEEYLDEFTAPYVKESNIKIGCSYLNEYEIKENGCLLIIGAIEHIYLPENMQHEDGWAQLDKAGTITAIGLDGYALPKLVDRFAYAKPDQETKSILNGA